The sequence TCATCGCGGTGGGGACGACGGCCGTGCGGGCCGTGGAGTCGGCCACCGGGCCGGACGGGGTGGTGCGGGCGGCCCGCGGCTGGACCGATCTGGTGGTCACCCCCGAGCGCGGGGTGCGCACGGTCGACGGGCTGCTGACCGGGCTGCACGAGCCGGAGGCCTCGCATCTGCTGATGCTGGAGGCGGTCGCGGGGCGGGCCGCGGTCGACCGCGCGTACGAGGAGGCACTGCGCGGGCTCTACCTGTGGCACGAGTTCGGCGACGTCCACCTCATCCTCCCGGAGGAGAGCCCTCACCCAGAGCGTTGCGACGGCAACTCATGGTGAGACCGTTACGTCTCCGATGTGAGCCCGCGCATAGGGTGCACATCACGTACGAACGGACATAGGAGATAAAGCATCCCCGGGTGAACGGGACAGATAATCCAGTCTGTCCCGTTTTGCCCTTCCCCGATCCACTACCGCGGATCGTACGTCACACCTTTGCCAGGGCATTTTGCGGCCGCTAAGAATTGCTCTCGTCGCTCAGCGCCGTGGGTTCTCCCCCGCGGCGTTCGTGCGGGAGGAGCCGATTCCCCCGGCGGACGCAGGAGCGACCTCCGCGCTACTCGAAGAGGTCTGTCAGCCATGCCCAAGAACATCCTCAGCCGTGGTCATAGTCGTACGCTGACCAAGCAGCACAAGATCGCCATCGCCGGTGTCGCCACGCTCGGTGCCGCCGCCGTCGCCCTCTCGGCCGTCCCCAGCAGCGCCAAGACCATCACCGCCGGCGCCCCGGCCGCGGCGGCCCAGGTGCAGTACGCCGCCCAGCCGGTCAAGGACGTCAAGGGCACGCTGACCGACCAGCTCGCCACCCAGACCGTCAAGCTCGACGCCTTCGCGGCCAAGAAGGCCGCCGCCGACGCGCTCGCCAAGAAGCAGGCCGCGGCGAAGCAGGCCGAGGCCAAGCAGAAGGCCGCCGCCGCGGCCGCCGCGAAGGCTGCCCAGGAGCGCGCCGCCAAGGAGGCCGCGAGCCGCTCCGCGCAGCGCCCCGAGGTGCAGCTGGTCGCCGCCAAGACCTACTCGAACAACCTGGACGGCTGGATCCGCCAGGCCCTGGACATCATGAAGTCCAAGGGCATCCCGGGCAGCTACAACGGCCTGCACAAGAACATCATGCGCGAGTCGTCCGGCAACCCCATGGCCATCAACGACTGGGACGTCAACGCGATCAACGGCATCCCGTCGAAGGGCCTGCTGCAGGTCATCCCGCCGACCTTCAACGCGTACCACGTCGCCGGCACGTCCTGGGACATCTACAACCCGGTCGCCAACATCACCGCCGCCGCCAACTACGCGGCGGACAAGTACGGCTCGATCGACAACGTGAACAGCGCGTACTGAGGCCTGGCGCGGGACCTCTGACACACGCGGAAGGGCGGCACCCCTCGGGGGGATGCCGCCCTTCACGTTGTGCCGACCGCGGTCACTTCGGCACCGCGGTCACTTCCGCATGACCTCCGGCTCGTGCCGGCGCAGGAAGCGGGCCACGAAGAAGCCGCAGATCACACCGAGGACGATCAGCGCGACCATGTCCAGGCCCCAGGCCGAGGCCGCGTGGTCCCACAGCGGGTCCGTGCTGCCCGGGTCGTCGTTGTTCGGCGCGATGTTGTTGAAGTCCAGCGTGGCGCCCGCGGCGGCCACCGCCCAGCGCGACGGCATCAGGTACGAGAACTCGTTGACGCCGAGGGTGCCGTGCAGGGTGAAGAGGCAGCCGGTGAAGACGACCTGGATGATCGCGAACATGACCAGCAGCGGCATGGTCTTCTCGGCGGTCTTCACCAGCGAGGAGATCACCAGACCGAACATCATCGAGGTGAAGCCGAGCGCCATGATCGGCAGGCACAGCTCGAACAGCGTCGAGCCGCCGAGGACGAGCCCCTGGTCAGGGATCTCACGGCTGGAGAAGCCGATCACGCCGACCATCAGGCCCTGGAGCACGGTGACCGCGCCGAGGACGACCACCTTCGACATCAGGTAGGCCGACCGGGACAGGCCGGTCGCGCGCTCCCGCTCGTAGATGACCCGTTCCTTGATCAGCTCACGGACGGAGTTCGCGGCACCCGCGAAGCAGGCGCCGACCGCGAGGATCAGGAGCACCGTGGTGGCCGTACCGTTCGGGACGTGCTGGCCGGTGCGCGGGTTGATCGCCTCGTTGACCAGCAGGCCCCGGTTGTGGTCGATCAGGAGGCTGACCGCACCGAGCACCGCCGGCAGGATCACCGTCAGCGCCAGGAATCCCTTGTCGGAGGCGATGACCGACACATAGCGCCGGATCAGGGTCATCAGCTGCGAGCCCCAGCCCTGCGGCTTGGGCGGCTTCATCGCCTGCGGCGGAGGCATGTGTACGGACTGCGGGGCGACCGCGTCGATGTCCGCGGCGTACATCTGGTAGTGCTGCGAGCCCTTCCAACGGCCCGCCCAGTCGTAGTCGCGGTAGTTCTCGAAGGCGGAGAAGACGTCGGCCCAGGTGTCGTAGCCGAAGAAGTTCAGCGCCTCCTCCGGCGGGCCGAAGTAGGCGACCGCGCCGCCCGGCGCCATCACCAGGAGCTTGTCGCACAGCGCCAGCTCGGCCACCGAGTGGGTGACCACGAGGACCGTACGGCCGTCGTCGGCCAGGCCCCGCAGCAGCTGCATGACGTCGCGGTCCATGCCCGGGTCGAGGCCCGAGGTCGGCTCGTCCAGGAAGATCAGCGACGGCTTCGTGAGCAGCTCCAGGGCCACCGAGACGCGCTTGCGCTGGCCGCCGGAGAGGGACGTGACCTTCTTGTCCTTGTGGATGTCCAGCTTGAGCTCGCGCAGCACCTCCTCGATGCGGGCGTCGCGCTCCTGAGCGGTGGTGTCGGACGGGAAGCGCAGCTTGGCCGCGTACTTCAGAGCCTTCTTGACGGTCAGCTCCTTGTGCAGGATGTCGTCCTGCGGGACCAGACCGATGCGCTGGCGCAGCTCGGCGAACTGCTTGTAGAGGTTCCGGTTGTCGTACAGCACCTCGCCCTCGTTGGCGGGCCGATAGCCGGTGAGCGCCTTGAGCAGGGTCGACTTGCCGGATCCCGACGGGCCGATGACCGCGATCAGCGACTTCTCCGGGACGCCGAAGGAGACGTCCTTCAGGATCTGCTTGCCGCCGTCGACCGTGACCGTCAGATGGCGCGCCGAGAAGGAGACCTCACCGGTGTCGACGAACTCCTCGAGGCGGTCGCCGACGATACGGAAGGTGGAGTGACCGACACCGACGATGTCCGCCGGGCCGAGCAGCACCGAGCCGCCCTTGGCGATCGGCTGGCCGTTGACGTACGTGCCGTTGTGCGAGCCGAGGTCGCGGATCTCGAAGCGGCCGTCGGGCGTCGAGTGGAACTCGGCGTGGTGCCGGGAGACCTGCAGGTCGGAGACGACCAGCTCGTTCTCCAGGGCACGGCCGATGCGCATCACGCGGCCGACGGCGAACTGGTGGAACGTGGTGGGGCTGCGGTCGCCGTAGACCGGCGGCGCCCCCGCGCCACCGCCGGGTGCCTTCTGCGCGTACTGCTCGGGCGGCCCGCTCTGCTGCTGCGGGAAGGGTGCGACCGGCGCGGCCTGCGGCTGCTGCCAGTCGCCGGGCCCGGCCTGGTGCGGCACCTGCTGGGCCCAGCCGGGGCCCGCGCCCTGGGCGGCGTACGGCGCCGCCTGCGGCTGCTGCTGGGGCTGCGCGACCGGGGCCGCGGCGCCGGAGAGGTTCAGGCGCGGTCCGTCGGTCGCGTTGCCGAGGTGCACCGCCGAGCCGGGACCGAGCTCCATCTCCTGGATCCGCTGGCCCTGCACGAACGTGCCGTTGGTACTGCCATGGTCCTCGATGACCCAACTGCGGCCGTTGAAGCTGACCGTGGCGTGCCGCCAGGAGACCCTGGCGTCGTCGAACACGACGTCTCCTTGCGGATCGCGTCCGAGTGTGTAGGACCTGGACGAATCGAGCGTCCAGGTCCGTCCGTTTGATTCCAGTACGAGTTCCGGCACTCCATGCCCCACTGAGTTGTCCCCCGAGTTACCCCCATCACAGGGAGTCTAGGGATGTCGAACATCGTGGGGAACTATTTCAGGCTCGGCGCCGTGACCGAAAGTCGGGCCTTGTGAAGGGCGCCCGCGCGCGCTTCAACTCGCCCCGTTGACGGGGTTGAAACCGGGCCGGAGAGTGGTAATCCCCCGCGAGGGGGACAAGGGCGGCGACGGTGCCGCGCCGCGGATCGGGGGGTCTGCCATGAGCGCTGCCACAGGCGTCGGGACCGCACGACGAGACACTTCTCTGCCATGGGCGGACATCCTGCTGTCCGCGATCGCCGCCGTGAGCTGGGCGTTGATGGGGATGGCGGGCACGGCCGCGCTCGGTCTGCATCTGCTGCGGGCCGACGCGGCGGGCTCACTGGGCCCCATGACGGCGGCGGTTGTGGCGCTCGGGGCGGGTGGTTCGATCTCACCGGCGGGCGATGTGTCCGCTTTCGGACTGAAAGGCGCCCAGGCGCACACGGCCGTCGAGATCACGCCACTGGGCGTCAGCCTGGTGGGCGCACTGCTGCTCTCGTGGTTCTTCCTACGGTCCCTGCGCACGGCCGGAGTTGTCATCGCACCCGTCGAACTCCTCGCGCGCGCGGGCGCGGTGGTCGCGCTCTTCGTGGCCATGCTCGGCGGGCTGGCCTGGGCCGGGCACGACGTCATCACGATCGACGGCGGCTCGCTCGGCCTGGACAAGCTGCCCGGCGGGGGCGGCAAGGGGGGCGGCCTGCACATCCCGGGCCTGGGGGACATCGGCGGGCTGCTGCCGGACCGGATCGGGGACCTGATTCACGCCAAGGCAGCCGTCGGCTTCACCGTGGACAGCGCGCCCACGCTCCTCGGCGGCCTCGGCTGGTCCGCCGGCATCCTGCTGATCGCCCTGCTCGCCTCCCGACGCACTCCCCTGCCGCGCGGCTGGGAGGCCGTGCACCGGGTGGTGCGGCCCGCCGTCTCGGCGCTCGTCACCGTGCTGCTGGTGGCCGTCGTCGCCGGGTTCGCGGCGGCGGCGTACGCGGCGATCGGCGACGACCACCCGCGCCGGATCGCGGGCGCGGCCCTGCTCGGCGCCCCGAACGGGGTGTGGCTCGGCGTCCCCCTCGGCCTGTTCGTCCCCTGGGACGGCAGGGCCACCGGCGCGCTGGGCAAGCTGCTGCCCCACCCGCTCGACCAACTGCTGAGCGCGCGGTCGGACCAGCCCGTCACCCTGGGCCGGCTGGCCGGTCTCGACGGACGGGTGTGGCTGCTCGCGGTGGCGGCGGCGCTGCTGATGCTGCTGGCCGGGGTGCTGACGGCGGTGCGGACACCGGTGCGGGGCTCCTCCGGTGGGCCGGGAGGCGCCCTGGGCTTCGCCGGGCGCTGCGCCCTGCGGCTCGGGATCGCGAACGCGCTGGTCCTGCCCCTGCTCGCCTGGCTGACGGACGTCTCGGTGGACGCCTCGCTGTCCGTGCTGGGCTTCGACGCCTTCGGCGCGGGCATCGAACTGCACGGGCACCTGGGCATGGCGCTGCTCCTGGGCGCCGTGTGGGGCGCGGGGGCCGGCGCGGCCGGAGCGCTGCTGGCCTGGGTGACGGGGGCCGCGGGGAGCCGGGTCGTGGGGCCGGGTACGGGTGAGGCACGGGGCGCGCCGGCCACGGCGGCGGACGGGAGCGGGCAGGCCGGGTACGCCGGAGGTGCCGCGGGACACCCCGAGTACGGCGGCGGGGTCGCCGGGCCCCCTGGCCACGGCGGCAGGCCGGCCGGGCGCGGCGGCGCGGTCGGGCACTCGGGGTACGGCGGCACGGCCGGGCCGTATGCGCCGGGCAGGCCGTACCGGCCGCCGAACCCCGACACGAACCCCTATCTCCAGGTACCGGAGGGACTGCGGGCGCGGCCCGAGGACGCGCGGCCGCCGTCGGCCGGGGACGACATGTACGGCGCCCCCACCGTCGCCCGGCCCTACGATCCGCCTCCGCCCCGCAGCCGTCCCGGCGGGCGCGCGCGTGATCGTTCGCGGGAGGGGCCGGACGACGGGCCGCCGCCTCCGCCGCCCCCGCGACCGCCCAGAACGCCCGGCAAGTGAGCCCGCGGCACCGATCAGGAGCAGGCACCGCCGCTGGTCGCGGGTGGGCTGTGCGCCGGGGCGCCGGCGGTGGCACAGTCGTGATGAGCCCTGGCTCCTCGTCCCCGAGCTCCGGCTTCCCGGCCGGGACGGTCGGGCCGTCGCCGGGAGGCAAGATCCCTTACATCGGCCGGACACCCATTGTTCCGTGTCCGTCAGGCGGACCTCAGGGGCAGAAGGCACTGGGTGCCGGATACGGTGGTGACACCATGAGCGCTTCGCAGACCTCCGAGGTCCCCACTCTCCTCGTCAAGATTTTCGGCAAGGACAGGCCGGGCATCACGGCCGGCCTCTTCGACACCCTGGCCGCGTACCTCGTCGACGTGGTCGACATCGAGCAGGTCGTCACCCGGGGCCGACTGGTGCTGTGCGTCCTGGTCACCCAGCCGCCGGCCGGCCTGGAGGGCGACCTGCGGGCGACCGTGCACAGCTGGGCCGAGTCGATGAAGATGCAGGCGGAGATCATCTCGGGGCACGGCGACAACCGCCCGCGTGGTCTCGGCCGCTCCCTGGTGACCGTTCTGGGCCACCCCCTCACCGCCGAGTCGACCGCCGCCGTCGCCGCCCGGATCGCCAAGGCCGGCGGGAACATCGACCGTATCTTCCGCCTCGCCAAGTACCCGGTGACGGCGGTGGAGTTCGCCGTGTCCGGTGTGGAGACGGAGCCGCTGCGCACGGCCCTGGCATCCGACGCGGCGGCACTGGGTGTCGACATCGCGGTCGTCGCGGCGGGCCTGCACCGGCGCGCCCAGCGGCTGGTCGTCATGGACGTGGACTCCACGCTCATCCAGGACGAGGTCATCGAGCTGTTCGCCGCGCACGCCGGCTGCGAGGACAAGGTCGCCGAGGTGACGGCCGCGGCCATGCGCGGGGAGCTGGACTTCGAGCAGTCGCTGCACGCGCGCGTGGCGCTGCTGAAGGGGCTGGACGCCTCGGTGGTGGAGAAGGTGCGCGACGAGGTGCGGCTGACGCCGGGCGCGCGCACGCTGATCCGCACC is a genomic window of Streptomyces griseochromogenes containing:
- a CDS encoding transglycosylase SLT domain-containing protein, which codes for MPKNILSRGHSRTLTKQHKIAIAGVATLGAAAVALSAVPSSAKTITAGAPAAAAQVQYAAQPVKDVKGTLTDQLATQTVKLDAFAAKKAAADALAKKQAAAKQAEAKQKAAAAAAAKAAQERAAKEAASRSAQRPEVQLVAAKTYSNNLDGWIRQALDIMKSKGIPGSYNGLHKNIMRESSGNPMAINDWDVNAINGIPSKGLLQVIPPTFNAYHVAGTSWDIYNPVANITAAANYAADKYGSIDNVNSAY
- a CDS encoding FHA domain-containing protein, with the translated sequence MPELVLESNGRTWTLDSSRSYTLGRDPQGDVVFDDARVSWRHATVSFNGRSWVIEDHGSTNGTFVQGQRIQEMELGPGSAVHLGNATDGPRLNLSGAAAPVAQPQQQPQAAPYAAQGAGPGWAQQVPHQAGPGDWQQPQAAPVAPFPQQQSGPPEQYAQKAPGGGAGAPPVYGDRSPTTFHQFAVGRVMRIGRALENELVVSDLQVSRHHAEFHSTPDGRFEIRDLGSHNGTYVNGQPIAKGGSVLLGPADIVGVGHSTFRIVGDRLEEFVDTGEVSFSARHLTVTVDGGKQILKDVSFGVPEKSLIAVIGPSGSGKSTLLKALTGYRPANEGEVLYDNRNLYKQFAELRQRIGLVPQDDILHKELTVKKALKYAAKLRFPSDTTAQERDARIEEVLRELKLDIHKDKKVTSLSGGQRKRVSVALELLTKPSLIFLDEPTSGLDPGMDRDVMQLLRGLADDGRTVLVVTHSVAELALCDKLLVMAPGGAVAYFGPPEEALNFFGYDTWADVFSAFENYRDYDWAGRWKGSQHYQMYAADIDAVAPQSVHMPPPQAMKPPKPQGWGSQLMTLIRRYVSVIASDKGFLALTVILPAVLGAVSLLIDHNRGLLVNEAINPRTGQHVPNGTATTVLLILAVGACFAGAANSVRELIKERVIYERERATGLSRSAYLMSKVVVLGAVTVLQGLMVGVIGFSSREIPDQGLVLGGSTLFELCLPIMALGFTSMMFGLVISSLVKTAEKTMPLLVMFAIIQVVFTGCLFTLHGTLGVNEFSYLMPSRWAVAAAGATLDFNNIAPNNDDPGSTDPLWDHAASAWGLDMVALIVLGVICGFFVARFLRRHEPEVMRK
- a CDS encoding streptophobe family protein, with amino-acid sequence MSAATGVGTARRDTSLPWADILLSAIAAVSWALMGMAGTAALGLHLLRADAAGSLGPMTAAVVALGAGGSISPAGDVSAFGLKGAQAHTAVEITPLGVSLVGALLLSWFFLRSLRTAGVVIAPVELLARAGAVVALFVAMLGGLAWAGHDVITIDGGSLGLDKLPGGGGKGGGLHIPGLGDIGGLLPDRIGDLIHAKAAVGFTVDSAPTLLGGLGWSAGILLIALLASRRTPLPRGWEAVHRVVRPAVSALVTVLLVAVVAGFAAAAYAAIGDDHPRRIAGAALLGAPNGVWLGVPLGLFVPWDGRATGALGKLLPHPLDQLLSARSDQPVTLGRLAGLDGRVWLLAVAAALLMLLAGVLTAVRTPVRGSSGGPGGALGFAGRCALRLGIANALVLPLLAWLTDVSVDASLSVLGFDAFGAGIELHGHLGMALLLGAVWGAGAGAAGALLAWVTGAAGSRVVGPGTGEARGAPATAADGSGQAGYAGGAAGHPEYGGGVAGPPGHGGRPAGRGGAVGHSGYGGTAGPYAPGRPYRPPNPDTNPYLQVPEGLRARPEDARPPSAGDDMYGAPTVARPYDPPPPRSRPGGRARDRSREGPDDGPPPPPPPRPPRTPGK
- the serB gene encoding phosphoserine phosphatase SerB gives rise to the protein MSASQTSEVPTLLVKIFGKDRPGITAGLFDTLAAYLVDVVDIEQVVTRGRLVLCVLVTQPPAGLEGDLRATVHSWAESMKMQAEIISGHGDNRPRGLGRSLVTVLGHPLTAESTAAVAARIAKAGGNIDRIFRLAKYPVTAVEFAVSGVETEPLRTALASDAAALGVDIAVVAAGLHRRAQRLVVMDVDSTLIQDEVIELFAAHAGCEDKVAEVTAAAMRGELDFEQSLHARVALLKGLDASVVEKVRDEVRLTPGARTLIRTLKRLGYQVGVVSGGFTQVTDDLKERLGLDFAQANTLEIVDGQLTGRVTGEIVDRAGKARLLRRFAAEAGVPLSQTVAIGDGANDLDMLNAAGLGVAFNAKPVVREAAHTAVNFPFLDTVLYLLGVTREEVEAADTHDED